In Gossypium arboreum isolate Shixiya-1 chromosome 3, ASM2569848v2, whole genome shotgun sequence, the sequence ACAAGACAGGAACTGATACATTTTGCAGCTTTCCAGATAGTTTGGCAGATGATCTAATTGTCGAAGTTCAGGACTCCAAGGGGAAGCATTTGGGTCACATCCTTGTGCAAGTGGCTACTATTGTTGAAGACGCAGTATTGTTCGAAAATACTATTAGTTCTACTTAATTTGTAATTTTAGTTGATTTAATAATGCTCATGCAAAAGTTGAATGCAGACTGACAAGTTGCAGTGGTGGTCTATTTACCGTGAGCCAGAGCATGAACCTGTAGGCAAGCTTCAACTCTGTATAAACTACTTAACAAGTTCAGATGATAATAGTCATCACAAGGTGAACTAGTTGTGATtagcttaaaattttaaatcataatTCTGTAGCTCATATTTTGGAGAATGAAGGTTCAGTCCATTTGTTTTGCTTTCAATTTGGTATTATCgtctttcattttttttgtttaatataaaaaaaattggatTAATTCTGAAATAGTTTTGTGATATTAATtgcattctttctttttctagtgTGGTTCTGTTGCTGAAACAGTTGCTTATGACCTTGTCTTGGAAGTTGCGATGAAGGTTCAACAATTCCAGCAGAGGAACTTACAGTTATATGGGTCATGGAAATGGCTATTAACAGAGTTTGCCTCGTATTACGGAGTTTCTGATGTCTACACCAAGCTAAGGTAAttgaaatttgtttttttttttctttaccttTTTTGTTGAGAGTTGCAATTCATATTTTAGAAAGTTACTGTTTTGGTCAATGTTTTTAGGTTTGGCATCTGTACATTTTTTACAGGTATCTTTCCTATGTAATGGATGTGGCCACACCTActgctgattgccttggtttggTGCATGAATTGTTAATGCCTGTTGCTATGAAAGGCCACAACAAAAGAGCATTGAGCCATCAAGAGGTACTATGTGTTCCACTTTTTGTTTATAATTTCTAATAGTTTTTTCCTTTGTTTAATAAAACAGATGATTGTTTGCTGCTTCACCAGAACCGAATTTTGGGAGAAACCAAAGATCAAATCAAGCAGATTCTTTCTCTGGTTTTCGAGAACTACAAATCACTTGACGAATCATCATTCTCAGGCATTATGGATGTGTTCGAGCCTGCAACAGGACTTGTAGCACCCGCACTGGAACCTGCAATTAATCTTTATATGCTTCTACATGACGTATTGTCTCCAGAAGCACAAACAAATCTGTGTCATTATTTCCAGGTTTGAGAATTTAATTTCTCTAATGATATACCTATCTTTCTACATGCCTTGCCTCTACTTTCTAAATATCCATATTTACACAGGCTGCTGCAAGGAAAAGATCTAGAAGGCACTTGGCTGAGACTGATGAATTTGTTACCACCAACAATGAGCCCAATTTTATGGAAACTGTTGCAATGTCTATTGCTTATCAGAAGATGACATGTCTTTGCAGGAACATTAAGAATGAGATATTAACAGATATTAAGATTCACAATCAACATATACTTCCCACGTATGTTCTTCCTTTTGTTGTTTGATTTGTTTTTGCTTGCTCACAAAgtaaattttcattcatatatgcaGTTAGCAGTAATGTTTTGTATCAAAATTGTTGATACACTTTTAAGTTTTCAGCAAATCATCATGCATGTATAAACATTTCATAGGCCCATATATGCAGTTGCATCATTTAATTGTCTTCCTTCTTTGTGCAGTTTTATAGACTTACCAAATCTGTCAGCATCTATATACAGCACCGAACTTTGCAACAGATTACGTGCATTCCTTCTTGCATGCCCACCACCTGGCCCTTCACCACCTATGGTAGAACTTGTTATCGAAACTGCTGATTTCCACCGAGATCTTGCCAGCTGGAACATAAGGTAACTTTTTGGTAACAACCATTCTTTTGAGTAATTTCTCTTTGCACTATCAtgaactttatttatttttcttctaGTCATGTGAAAGGTGGAGTTGATGCAAAGGAGTTGTTCCACTTGTACATCATGATATGGATTCAAGATAAGCAGCAGTCTCTACTTGAGTCATGTAAATTAGAAACGGTACATTCTTTAAACTAGATTTCCTGCTTTGTAACTCATTAATAATATGGGCCCTAATTGATTTTAGTCAGGAAGAGCATATCATCGTCACCTTCTCTAAGCATGTAATGATTCTCTTTATTCTTTTTATATGATTAAAATTGAAGTCTGCAAAATGAAGACAGTCCTAAAGTATTTTATTCTAGAAGAATCTTGTAGATTTTATCAAACTGGTCTCCACAGAATTGTTTTTTCATTGTCTGAATACTTGCAGGTTAAGTGGTCAGGAGTTAGAACACAACATTCTACAACTCCTTTTATTGATGAAATGTATGAACGACTCAAGGAGACATTGAGTGACTATGAAGTCATCATCTGCCGGTGGCCTGAGTATATTTTTGTGCTGGAAAATGTACATTATCTACTCATTATATTTCACCTTATAGGTTAACATGCATCAAATATTACAATGCTTCTCCTCCAAATACTagcttgttttttttattttttattttttttttggggggggggaggAAGAGATTTGGAGTTTGCTCAAGTGATCTATTAATCCATGTCATGAATTGTTTAAACAGTTTTTGTTTAACAAGTAATACACTTTGGGCTATGTTTCTATACCAGGCTATTTCAGATGTTGAGAAAGCTATAGTGGAGGCTCTCAATAAGCAGTATGTAGATGTAGTATCTCCTTTGAAGGAAATTTTGACACCAAAGAAATTCGGCCTTAAGTACATGCAGAAACTTACTAAACGATCTGTATGCTCCTATACTGTTCCTGATGAGGTAAGCCATAGAATTTTAGCTAACAAGCATCTCTCTTGGATTTGCATACTCTATGGAGTCTTTTGATTAAAAGCTTGATTGCTACATTCAGCTGGGTATGCTGTTGAATTCTATGAAGAGGATGCTCGATGTCCTACGTCCCAAGATAGAGACCCAGTTCAAGTCATGGGGTTCTTGCATCCCTGAAGGTGGAAATACGGCTCCTGGAGAGCATCTTAGTGAGGTGACAGTGATGTTGAGAACCAAGTTTAGAGGATACCTGCAGGCTGTCGTTGAAAAACTTGCCAAGAATGTGAGTGTCATTTTCACAAAGTGGCCAAGAATTAGTGTCATACATGTCTAAATGCTGAAATGAATTGTTATATAAGCAAAAATCTTAGACTTCAACAAGAAATAACATCGATGGATAAATTTATTTGTGGGTGTCTATATTATCAGACTCAGGTTGTCTATCAAATTAAGTTTTGATGCATCAGCAACATCAATGGCTGCTTTTATTTTCCAAAGCAGCAATCACTGTTCCTTTCGGAATTTAATTTCCCCTGAAGGGAAAATAGATGAGGATATAGTTCCCCACCCCCCCAACCTTTCGTTCACACACAGACATATCTTTCATTCTATGCAGACTGTATGCATCTGTGTATATTATATGTTCTCAAAGTTTCAATTTCAATCCGAACATGTGTTGATCTATCATTTTATTTGAAGATTGTATCAGTCAgtcaaattttatcattatagaagCAATACAGTCAATAGTATATACTCGATGTTTCTCATTCAATCATTATGAACTTCTTTGAGAAATATTTTGGTTATGCTGTgaaattaattttcttttatttccttctTTTCTCCAGACCAAATTACAGAActcgaaaaaattgaaaaagattCTCCAAGATTCTAAAGAAACTATGGGAGAGTCTGATATTCGAGGCAGAATGCAGATGTTAAAAGAACTGCTGAGAAGTACAATAAATCACCTTCATACAGTTTTTGAGACTCAAGTTTTCATTGCAATCTGCCGATGGTACTGGGATCGGATGGCACAAGTAAGTTATAGGTGAATGATGctgtaaattgtttgaaattttcaATTCAAGCAAATATTTTGCACAaattacatgatttttttttttgc encodes:
- the LOC108474395 gene encoding uncharacterized protein LOC108474395 isoform X2 translates to MFTEGLDSNALKWVQGPKEIQSHSSLRPRVDQITNIRAGGRNFGLPPPGKFRSGHLLETAIPVTSTTLTGDVDYDISPASENDVTSDSEEDTVYGGRHSLDFSPEDQQITNGSGTAHRYGNQAQRQPLYATSSDYIYSDVSSSMGTIMGGRRGNLGDRLLKGNGRFPVGRDGFTEEDKSSDSASSSEFSIAQVGRINGRISRSKACVSEGYASSVPSRINVESAADKDLNSGKLHHEKFSHDDVPTAPPFSISVQKVKQDTDCVPACEIQSTRSATGTHDPKAFKSMSRVKKEHNRSSRKSDEFVRICHRSSGSARIPTFHASGLGPWQAVIAYDACCLHAWARGCMEAPMFLENECALLRDTFGLQQILLQSEEERMEKPTLDFTSEAAAPKPTKIVGKMKVQVHKVKTTVDPPTGCSMTSLSLSAPRAKLKTIQNQLSNFQSILSSRWQALKNIRVAPHLPNSSFSHKSLAYMHAGTRYVKQATGLLKVGVRSSHKNSSSYEVIQETYVCMLRLKSSAEENNIRIQPGSGETHIFFPDSLADDLIVEVQDSKGKHLGHILVQVATIVEDATDKLQWWSIYREPEHEPVGKLQLCINYLTSSDDNSHHKCGSVAETVAYDLVLEVAMKVQQFQQRNLQLYGSWKWLLTEFASYYGVSDVYTKLRYLSYVMDVATPTADCLGLVHELLMPVAMKGHNKRALSHQENRILGETKDQIKQILSLVFENYKSLDESSFSGIMDVFEPATGLVAPALEPAINLYMLLHDVLSPEAQTNLCHYFQAAARKRSRRHLAETDEFVTTNNEPNFMETVAMSIAYQKMTCLCRNIKNEILTDIKIHNQHILPTFIDLPNLSASIYSTELCNRLRAFLLACPPPGPSPPMVELVIETADFHRDLASWNISHVKGGVDAKELFHLYIMIWIQDKQQSLLESCKLETVKWSGVRTQHSTTPFIDEMYERLKETLSDYEVIICRWPEYIFVLENAISDVEKAIVEALNKQYVDVVSPLKEILTPKKFGLKYMQKLTKRSVCSYTVPDELGMLLNSMKRMLDVLRPKIETQFKSWGSCIPEGGNTAPGEHLSEVTVMLRTKFRGYLQAVVEKLAKNTKLQNSKKLKKILQDSKETMGESDIRGRMQMLKELLRSTINHLHTVFETQVFIAICRWYWDRMAQDVLGFLENRKENRS
- the LOC108474395 gene encoding uncharacterized protein LOC108474395 isoform X1 yields the protein MFTEGLDSNALKWVQGPKEIQSHSSLRPRVDQITNIRAGGRNFGLPPPGKFRSGHLLETAIPVTSTTLTGDVDYDISPASENDVTSDSEEDTVYGGRHSLDFSPEDQQITNGSGTAHRYGNQAQRQPLYATSSDYIYSDVSSSMGTIMGGRRGNLGDRLLKGNGRFPVGRDGFTEEDKSSDSASSSEFSIAQVGRINGRISRSKACVSEGYASSVPSRINVESAADKDLNSGKLHHEKFSHDDVPTAPPFSISVQKVKQDTDCVPACEIQSTRSATGTHDPKAFKSMSRVKKEHNRSSRKSDEFVRICHRSSGSARIPTFHASGLGPWQAVIAYDACCLHAWARGCMEAPMFLENECALLRDTFGLQQILLQSEEERMEKPTLDFTSEAAAPKPTKIVGKMKVQVHKVKTTVDPPTGCSMTSLSLSAPRAKLKTIQNQLSNFQSILSSRWQALKNIRVAPHLPNSSFSHKSLAYMHAGTRYVKQATGLLKVGVRSSHKNSSSYEVIQETYVCMLRLKSSAEENNIRIQPGSGETHIFFPDSLADDLIVEVQDSKGKHLGHILVQVATIVEDATDKLQWWSIYREPEHEPVGKLQLCINYLTSSDDNSHHKCGSVAETVAYDLVLEVAMKVQQFQQRNLQLYGSWKWLLTEFASYYGVSDVYTKLRYLSYVMDVATPTADCLGLVHELLMPVAMKGHNKRALSHQENRILGETKDQIKQILSLVFENYKSLDESSFSGIMDVFEPATGLVAPALEPAINLYMLLHDVLSPEAQTNLCHYFQAAARKRSRRHLAETDEFVTTNNEPNFMETVAMSIAYQKMTCLCRNIKNEILTDIKIHNQHILPTFIDLPNLSASIYSTELCNRLRAFLLACPPPGPSPPMVELVIETADFHRDLASWNISHVKGGVDAKELFHLYIMIWIQDKQQSLLESCKLETVKWSGVRTQHSTTPFIDEMYERLKETLSDYEVIICRWPEYIFVLENAISDVEKAIVEALNKQYVDVVSPLKEILTPKKFGLKYMQKLTKRSVCSYTVPDELGMLLNSMKRMLDVLRPKIETQFKSWGSCIPEGGNTAPGEHLSEVTVMLRTKFRGYLQAVVEKLAKNTKLQNSKKLKKILQDSKETMGESDIRGRMQMLKELLRSTINHLHTVFETQVFIAICRWYWDRMAQDVLGFLENRKENRSWYKVSQIAVSILDDTFTSQMQQLVGNALPAKDLEPPRSILEVRSMLGKDAYN
- the LOC108474395 gene encoding uncharacterized protein LOC108474395 isoform X3, translating into MFHEVALVQNLPPVIRQCSHSNISCEVSQTNMDSLLFPMTTLDLSSCSLFCSLTALSVCHIKISGLGPWQAVIAYDACCLHAWARGCMEAPMFLENECALLRDTFGLQQILLQSEEERMEKPTLDFTSEAAAPKPTKIVGKMKVQVHKVKTTVDPPTGCSMTSLSLSAPRAKLKTIQNQLSNFQSILSSRWQALKNIRVAPHLPNSSFSHKSLAYMHAGTRYVKQATGLLKVGVRSSHKNSSSYEVIQETYVCMLRLKSSAEENNIRIQPGSGETHIFFPDSLADDLIVEVQDSKGKHLGHILVQVATIVEDATDKLQWWSIYREPEHEPVGKLQLCINYLTSSDDNSHHKCGSVAETVAYDLVLEVAMKVQQFQQRNLQLYGSWKWLLTEFASYYGVSDVYTKLRYLSYVMDVATPTADCLGLVHELLMPVAMKGHNKRALSHQENRILGETKDQIKQILSLVFENYKSLDESSFSGIMDVFEPATGLVAPALEPAINLYMLLHDVLSPEAQTNLCHYFQAAARKRSRRHLAETDEFVTTNNEPNFMETVAMSIAYQKMTCLCRNIKNEILTDIKIHNQHILPTFIDLPNLSASIYSTELCNRLRAFLLACPPPGPSPPMVELVIETADFHRDLASWNISHVKGGVDAKELFHLYIMIWIQDKQQSLLESCKLETVKWSGVRTQHSTTPFIDEMYERLKETLSDYEVIICRWPEYIFVLENAISDVEKAIVEALNKQYVDVVSPLKEILTPKKFGLKYMQKLTKRSVCSYTVPDELGMLLNSMKRMLDVLRPKIETQFKSWGSCIPEGGNTAPGEHLSEVTVMLRTKFRGYLQAVVEKLAKNTKLQNSKKLKKILQDSKETMGESDIRGRMQMLKELLRSTINHLHTVFETQVFIAICRWYWDRMAQVSYRMFLASWKTGKKIDHGTKFPKLLYPFWMILSHHRCNSSSAMHSQQKTLSHQGLSWKCGQCLVRMLTTRPLFVQITMRYWHTHTLEQIKTLAKVEKKWKMKVATNIRSSQ